The Myxococcales bacterium DNA window CGGGCCCGCTTGCGGAGGAAGTCGCGCAGCACCGGCTTGATCGACTCGAGCGTCCGCGTCTCGTGGACCTCACCCATGGTCCCGACGATCGACTGAAGGCGGGCGGCCCGATCGGGCTTGCCCTTGTTCTTCCGGCTGTTGGGGTTGGTGATGACACCGATCTGCATGGGGCAACTCCTGCCCCGGTAGCTTGCAAGAACCGAGCGCGTCGACGCAGTGCGTAAACCACCGAAATCTGATGGCCGGACCGATCCCTGGCGCGAAGCCGGCTACGCACATTCCGGGCCTGGGTGTGTACCTCGGGTGGCGGAACCGTTTCGCCGCGGTGGCGTCCATGGACCGATGCGTATCGCCGTCGCCGCGCTGCTCGCGCTGATCGTGGGGCTCACCGCTGACCTCGCGACCGCGGGGCCGTCCGCGAGCGGGGCCCTGCGCCATCCCGCCGGGCTGCGCGCGCGCGTGCTGGTCGCGCGCATCGGCGTGGCGGGCTGGTCCCGGGACGCCATGACGCTCGACGCGTCGCCCGATGTGGACGCGCCGACGGCGTACCCGCTGCTGCAGGAGACGCCGGGCGCGGTGAGGATCCTGGTCGAGGAAGATCACGCGCGCCTGCTGGTCTGGGTGGCGCGCACCGATCTCGCGTGGACCGTGGCGCGCTCGATCCGGATCCTCGGCCGCGGCGACGTCGGCGTCTGGCTCCGCCCCGGCGCGCCGCTGACGATCGCCGGCGCCGGGCGCCGGGTCGCGGTCCACGTCGTCGACGAGCACGTGACCGTCGATGGCACCGTCGATCGCGCCGCGCTGGCGCACCGGTTCGTGCCGCCGCCAGCGGGCCGCCCGACCGCGCACAGCACCAGCGCGCCGCTGGCCCGCGCGCCCGACGGTCCGCCGCTGGTGACGCCGACCTTCGCCGTCGGCGTCACGGTGATCGACCGCGGCCCGCGCGACTGGGTCCTGGTCGAACACGTCGGCGCGCACGTCCGCGTCCGCGGCTGGATCCGCGCGGCCGAGCTCGGCGACGGCATGTTCGCGAGTGGCAGCGGCAGCGGTTCGGGCTACGGGATCTCCGACACCGCGCGGGTCCAGCTCGACGCCGGCGCCTGCATGTTCGACGAGCGCGGCGCCGTGATCGGCGTCCAGCTCGACGCGGACGAGCGCTACGCCCACGACCTCGGTGACGGCCGCTGGTCGGTCTACGTCGGCACGCCGTGGGGCCTGCGCACCGTCGTCGTGCAGGATCGGACCCGCGGCCGCGGCCCGCCGGCGTGGCGGCGGTGCCCGTGATCCTCAGCGCCCGGTGAACACCGGCGCGCGCTTGGCCAGGAGCGCGGCGATGCCCTCGGCGGCGTCGGCGGTCGCGAGCGACTCGGCCTGCGCGAACGCCTCGGCGTAGGCCGCGCCGCGCGGATCCCACCCGAGCCCGCGGTAGAGCGAGCGCTTGGTCTCGCGCACCGCGAGCGGCGCGTTGGCGGCGATCGCGGCGGCCAGCGCCCGCGCGGTCGGCAGGACCTCGGCGGCGTCGTGGACCGACGCGAGCAGGCCGATGCGCGCGGCCTCGTCGCCGTCGACCAGCCGCCCGGTGAACAGCAGCTCGGCGGCGCGGGCCACGCCCACCAGCCGCGGCAGGAGGTAGCTGATCGCCATGCCCGGGTGCAGCCCGAGCCGCGCGAAGTTGGCGCCGTAGCGGCCGTCGCGCGCGCCGATCCGGATGTCGGTCGCCAGCGCCAGGCCGAAGCCGCCGCCGACCGCGTGGCCGTTGAGCGCGCCGATCACCGGCACGTCGAGGTCGAGCACCGCGAGGAACGGCTGGTACATCGCGAAGCTCTTGTCGTGCGGCGCCTGGATCGGCCCGTCGCCGTCGCGCTGCAGCACCGACTTGAAGTCGGCGCCGGCCGAGAAGCACGCGCCGGTGCCGGTGATGATCACGCAGCGCAGGTCGTGGGCCGCGCGCGCCGCCGCGATCGCCGCGGTGAACGCGTCGAGCAGCTCCGGCGTCATGCTGTTGCGGTTGGCGGGGCGATCGAGGGTGATCTCGCCGACGTGGCCGTCGACGGCGAAGCGAACCGCGGGAGTGGTCATGCGCGCGGGTATACTCCGGCGCGCGCCACGGCGTGGGCCGCGATCACGGCAACAGCACGGCCACCGGGCCGGCCGGCTTGGCGCCACGCCGACCGGGGCGTTGTGCCGCGGGGTGGTGGGGGCCCCGCGGGGGGGCGGGGGTTGTCGCAGCCGCCCGCGCCGCGCGGGCGGGGGGGGGGGGGGGGGGGGGGGGGGGCGCCAGGCTGGGGTCGCCCCAGCTGGGTGTCGGCCAGCGGCGGGGGCGTGCAGCCAGGGCGCGGCAGGGTCGGGGGGGCCTAGCGGCGCGGCCCTGGGCGCGGTGGGGCCGGCCTCCGGGTCGCGGCACCTCACCGGCGCGGATGGTCGCGCATCGCCGCGGTGGATGACCTGGCGCGTCGTTGGCGCCCCAGCACCAAACTCGGTGCGGGTCGCGCCGGCGCGGTCGCGCGGTGGGCCGACGCGGTCGCACGTCGACCCAGCCGGCATGGCGGGACCTGGGTCGGCGCGTACAGCGCCTCTGGCGCCGTCGCCAGCGCCTGGGTCGTCGCCCCAGCCCAGGCCTGCCCGCCGCGACCGCGACGGGTCGCCGCCGACCGCGACCGAGGGATGCCGTCAGCCCGACGACCGCTCGCGGGAAGAACGCGCCGTCGCCGATCGCCCCGGCCGCCGCCGCCCCAGCACAGGGGCGCCGGCCCGCACCCGCAGCCATGCTGGCCGCGACCGGATCTGGGTCCAGCTGCTGCCACCTCGCGACGGCGTGGGGCGCGGACGTGACGCGCTGGTGTCGCCGAACAGCCGCGGCTGTTGTCGCCCCAGCAGTAGGGCGGCGGCGCACGTCGTGGCGGCGTGGCGACACCTCGTACTGACGGACGGGTTTCGCGGCCGGACCTGCGTGGGCTGGTCGCGATCGACCGGTCGCCCACGCCGAGCTGGCCGCCGGGTTGTCGCCCCAGCAGTAGCCGCCCCCACGGACCCGGGGATCCCAGGTCGTCAGGCCGCCGGCGACCTCGGTCAGCGATGGCCCGTTCACGACGGTCGCGCCGTTGCCGCGCGCGCCGCGCGCATCCCAACCCCAGCAGTACGCGCGGAGCTCCTGCGCCGCGAGCTGCTTGATGCCGCAGCTGTGATGGTCGCCGACCGCGATCGCGACCCAGCCGGTGCCGGCGCCGGTGACCTCGGCCGGCGTCGACACCGCGCCGACCAGCGGCTGGCCGCTCTCGCCGTCGAGGTTGCGGCCCCAGCACACCACCCGGCCGCTGGCGATCGCGCAGCTGTGGCGCGGCCCGGTCGCGACCGCGGTCACGCCGGTGGCGACCTGCTGCGGGGTCGCGACCCGGGCCAGACCGCTGCCGTCGCCGACCTCGCCGTCGAGGTTGCGGCCCCAGCACCAGAGCGTGGCCGCGTCGTCGATCGCGCAGGTGTGGTCGGCGGCAGCGGCGACCGCGACCGCCTGGCCGATGATGACGCCGCCGTCGGGGCCGGCGCCGTCGATGGGGCCGCCGTCGACCGGGCCGCCGTCGCCGCCGCCGCCGTCGGGATCGCTGGCGTCGAGGTCGCTGGCGTCGCGCGCGCCATCGAGCGCCACCGCGTCGTCGAGCGCTGCGTCGACCGCGCCGCACAGCGCCAGATCGTCGGCCGCGTGACAGAAGCCGTCGCTGGCGCAGGTCTCCGCCTCCGGGCAGGTGTCCGCGGTCGGGCGCGGCGATCTTGCGGCCAGCAGCCGCAGAGCCGAGCAGGCGAGACGAGCGCGGGGGATCATCCGCGGAAAGGGTATCGGAAAATCCCCTGGACCTCACCCCGCCAGGGCTATACTGCGCCGGCCATGGGGCGGCCAGCGCGCGGACCCGCCGAGCCGCCAGGTCGGGCGCGCACGCTCGACCGACCCGGCGTGCTCGGCAGCTGGCCGAGTCCCCCTCGCCCGGCTGGTCGGCGAGTGATCGGGCGCGGGCGATGGCGGGTCTACGGCGCGATCCACCCGCTGATCGGCAAGCGGGTCGCGATCAAGGTGCTGCACCACCAGTTCACCCACCAGCCGGTGACGGTCCAGCGGTTCTTGCTCGAGGCGCGCGCCGCCAACCGCATCGGCCACCCCAACATCGTCGACATCTTCGCCTTCGGCGTGCTCCCCGACCGCCGGCACTACTTCGTCATGGAGTGGCTCGACGGCGAGACCCTGGCCGATCGGATCGATCGCGACGTCGTGCCGCGGACCGAGGCGTACACGATCCTCGACGAGATCCTCGCCGGCCTCCAGGACGCGCACGCCAAGGACATCGTCCACCGCGACCTCAAGCCCGACAACATCTTCCTGCTGGCCGGCGATCGCGTCCGGGTCAAGCTGCTCGACTTCGGCATCGCCAAGCTGGTCGGCAACAACCTCACGAGCAAGACCCAGACCGGCAACTTCATCGGCTCGCCGCACTACGTCTCGCCCGAGCAGGCGCGGGGCCAGGCGGTCGACGGGCGCGCCGACATCTATTCGCTCGGCGCCGTCGCCTACGAGGTCTTGAGCGGCGCCCCGCCGTTCAACGCGCCCAGCATCATGGACGTCGTGGCGATGCACCTGCACGATCCGCCGGCGGATCTCGCATCGCGCGCGCCAGTGCCGGCCGAGGTCGCCGCCACGGTGATGTCGATGCTCGCCAAGAGCCCCGACGAGCGCCCGTCG harbors:
- a CDS encoding enoyl-CoA hydratase/isomerase family protein, with amino-acid sequence MTTPAVRFAVDGHVGEITLDRPANRNSMTPELLDAFTAAIAAARAAHDLRCVIITGTGACFSAGADFKSVLQRDGDGPIQAPHDKSFAMYQPFLAVLDLDVPVIGALNGHAVGGGFGLALATDIRIGARDGRYGANFARLGLHPGMAISYLLPRLVGVARAAELLFTGRLVDGDEAARIGLLASVHDAAEVLPTARALAAAIAANAPLAVRETKRSLYRGLGWDPRGAAYAEAFAQAESLATADAAEGIAALLAKRAPVFTGR